Proteins co-encoded in one Arachis hypogaea cultivar Tifrunner chromosome 13, arahy.Tifrunner.gnm2.J5K5, whole genome shotgun sequence genomic window:
- the LOC140177889 gene encoding uncharacterized protein: MRNKAKRARTMGMDAGDAHIGATSTDGLTTKITEFDVTRSNDEKGHPSPISHLHEVHDFNLGTMNMSRLDNVAPGSDGNALREGTFGGLEIEEAKTSKLMEMVVSLAKAL; encoded by the exons ATGAGAAATAAGGCAAAAAGGGCCCGAACCATGGGGATGGATGCTGGCGATGCTCACATTGGTGCCACAAGTACCGATGGGCTGACCACAAAG ATTACTGAATTTGATGTTACTAGGTCAAACGATGAGAAGGGACATCCAAGTCCTATAAGTCATCTTCATGAGGTGCACGATTTCAACTTAGGGACAATGAATATGTCTAGATTGGACAACGTTGCTCCCGGTTCAGACGGTAATGCTTTAAGGGAGGGCACTTTCGGCGGACTTGAAATAGAGGAGGCCAAGACAAGCAAG CTGATGGAGATGGTGGTCTCTCTCGCAAAAGCATTATGA